One region of Termitidicoccus mucosus genomic DNA includes:
- a CDS encoding IS3 family transposase, protein MESFYNRTRLHSSLGYQSPVQFESQLDQIKSP, encoded by the coding sequence ATTGAATCATTTTATAATCGCACCCGGCTCCACTCGAGTCTGGGTTATCAAAGTCCTGTTCAATTCGAATCACAACTAGACCAAATCAAATCACCCTAA
- a CDS encoding DDE-type integrase/transposase/recombinase, whose translation MQSIWFDLEGGKLDVPVSRRSIFLFVRISIFVLPGILWFARIWLYVVALFDLYTRRSVGWAMDQMPSLAVNALKMAIAQRRPASALIVHSDRGSQFASAAFRDTLRANQLVASMSRKANCYDNAHMESFWSNLKLSPQICHAQRGALGDL comes from the coding sequence TTGCAGTCAATCTGGTTCGATCTGGAGGGCGGGAAACTTGATGTTCCCGTGTCACGTCGGTCAATCTTCCTTTTCGTTAGGATCTCTATCTTCGTTTTGCCGGGTATTTTGTGGTTCGCGCGGATTTGGTTGTATGTTGTGGCACTATTCGACCTTTATACGCGCCGCAGCGTTGGCTGGGCCATGGATCAGATGCCATCGCTGGCGGTCAACGCCCTGAAAATGGCCATCGCGCAACGCCGCCCCGCGTCCGCGCTGATTGTGCACTCGGACCGGGGCAGCCAGTTCGCCAGCGCAGCGTTTCGTGACACACTCAGGGCAAACCAACTCGTTGCTTCGATGAGCCGGAAGGCCAATTGCTACGACAACGCCCATATGGAATCGTTTTGGAGCAATCTGAAATTATCACCGCAAATTTGCCACGCGCAGCGAGGCGCGCTCGGCGATCTTTGA
- a CDS encoding TetR/AcrR family transcriptional regulator produces the protein MGRPSDSKERLLEAARDLIWERSYGMVTIDAICDKAGVKKGSFYYFFNSKSDLAVAAIDTNWTENSKPVWDSLFSASLPPLERIRNFFRASHDNQARLQKEHGRVLGCPCFSLGSEICNQDESIRLKVQEILQKQIRYFESAIRDAQAEGTLPAGDAAAKARSLFALFEGSLGQARIQNDLAFLRTLPGLALEILGSSRLPEPV, from the coding sequence ATGGGCCGTCCAAGTGACTCTAAAGAACGTTTGCTCGAAGCCGCGCGCGACCTGATCTGGGAACGCAGCTACGGCATGGTCACGATCGACGCCATCTGCGACAAGGCCGGCGTGAAGAAAGGCAGTTTTTATTACTTCTTCAACTCCAAGTCCGATCTCGCCGTCGCCGCCATCGACACCAACTGGACCGAAAACAGCAAGCCCGTCTGGGATAGCCTGTTTTCCGCCTCCCTCCCCCCGCTCGAACGCATCCGCAACTTTTTCCGGGCCAGCCACGACAATCAGGCCCGCCTGCAAAAAGAACACGGCCGCGTCCTCGGCTGCCCCTGTTTTTCCCTCGGCTCGGAAATCTGCAACCAGGACGAATCCATCCGCCTCAAGGTGCAGGAAATCCTCCAGAAGCAGATTCGCTACTTCGAATCCGCCATCCGCGACGCCCAGGCCGAAGGCACCCTCCCCGCCGGCGATGCCGCCGCCAAGGCACGCAGCCTTTTCGCCCTCTTCGAAGGCAGCCTCGGCCAGGCGCGCATCCAGAACGACTTGGCCTTTCTCCGCACCCTCCCCGGCCTCGCGCTCGAAATCCTCGGCTCTTCCCGCTTGCCCGAACCCGTGTAG